In one Bactrocera tryoni isolate S06 chromosome 5, CSIRO_BtryS06_freeze2, whole genome shotgun sequence genomic region, the following are encoded:
- the LOC120776337 gene encoding uncharacterized protein LOC120776337, whose translation MSKTKSATTSTRKSSHNYDYHESDQHDELSDELSISSSEDDVVATRKSRKLQPTDAADYEEGGGIYDRGGRRRRRSGSKRRRSRGRRSRSRRRRR comes from the exons ATGAGTAAAACGAAAAGCGCTACGACAAGCACACGTAAAAGTAGCCACAACTACGATTATCATGAGAGCGACCAACACGACGAGCTGTCGGATGAGCTGAGTATCTCCAGCTCAGAGGACGATGTTGTGGCCACAAGAAAATCGCGCAAACTGCAG CCGACAGATGCCGCTGATTATGAGGAGGGTGGTGGCATATACGACCGAGGTGGCCGGAGGCGACGCCGCAGCGGCAGTAAGAGACGTCGTAGTCGTGGCAGACGATCGCGCTCACGCCGTCGTCGCCGCTAG
- the LOC120776332 gene encoding protein zer-1 homolog translates to MSGKVRLKENGYLDEDPMTLQDIIYKYICENLDVISSPNMCGTLRQLNEGIVLPNDICDRLLKACQRFRRQLSDDVINIFQDRTRTSLKIVHLRNSTLTNTGLEMIMRHKLYSLTLWYCNQINVQSAQLLTLYGEGLRSLELGINAHMLQNSEPNEKEPVDFEFNCPHLRRLVLNGVVLHNGLQLNCLLELTHLDLTSCVLVGFSLEVLASLPLLHTLILFNVWPIANQLQAICLLRRLRTLDISISNSGNGHGTYDLPDQTLEMIMNNLRELTHLDISGTNLAGNGVATKESNFKLRTDIPGLESRIQRPLQFLGLYHTAHSACKRHDIPANEIAGDADEHQILTAARYYYDRPMLLTRVLNDLYHLFRFEICKDIHLALDAVLTAMDRHLKFKHMQISGSATLFYIVKGRDRSKFGTPLRHHIIRTLLNGMETHLTDDTMLRNGYLTLTQFQMPNDVLFVYERLIKVLLHGVSKTEQEGFVQRIAIYLLNTLACQVDGKQKLFLGELGVVSTMLNLIKDRLTRSVFDDVMEVAWSTMWNVTDETAINCRRFLEGRGMEYFLKCLRTFPDRDELLRNMMGLLGNVAEVKSLRPKLMTQEFIEVFRNLLVSASDGIEVSYNAAGVLAHIASDGPEAWTIPSPSRDSVLIRLVEAIRRWDIKSERNINYRSFEPILGLVRCYETPQCQHWAVWALANLTQVYPEKYCQLVKEEHGIEILTELIQDPRPYEDIKLIARKVIEKCTHWPNWLLDG, encoded by the exons ATGAGTGGCAAAGTTCGTTTAAAGGAAAATGGGTATCTCGATGAAGACCCAATGACACTGCAAgatatcatttataaatatatatgtgaaaACCTAGATGTAATAAGTTCACCCAACATGTGTGGCACCCTACGTCAACTAAATGAGGGCATCGTTCTTCCAAATGACATTTGCGATCGACTGTTAAAAGCATGTCAACGTTTTCGTCGCCAATTGAGTGATGAtgtgataaatatttttcaggATAGGACACGAACCTCGTTAAAAATTGTGCACTTGAGAAATAGTACTTTGACTAATACAG GTTTGGAGATGATTATGCGCCACAAGTTGTATTCCCTTACGCTATGGTACTGTAATCAAATAAATGTGCAATCGGCCCAGCTGCTAACGTTATACGGTGAAGGGCTTCGCTCGTTAGAACTCGGTATTAATGCGCACATGCTGCAAAACTCTGAGCCGAATGAGAAAGAGCCCGTAGATTTTGAGTTCAATTGCCCGCATCTTCGTCGATTAGTTTTAAATGGTGTAGTGCTGCATAATGGCTTGCAACTCAATTGCCTGCTGGAACTGACCCATCTCGATTTGACATCCTGCGTATTAGTGGGTTTCAGTTTGGAAGTGCTAGCAAGCCTGCCACTACTGCACaccttaatattatttaatgtgTGGCCAATCGCTAATCAATTACAAGCAATTTGCTTGTTGCGCCGATTGCGTACATTGGACATTTCAATTAGTAATTCTGGCAATGGACATGGAACCTACGATTTGCCCGACCAAACGTTGGAAATGATAATGAATAACTTACGAGAACTTACGCACTTGGATATTTCGGGTACAAATTTAGCTGGTAATGGGGTGGCAACGAAAGAATCGAATTTTAAATTGCGCACCGACATCCCGGGGCTGGAATCGCGAATACAGCGACCATTACAGTTTTTGGGTCTCTATCATACGGCGCATTCAGCTTGTAAACGTCACGATATACCGGCGAatgag atCGCGGGCGACGCCGATGAACATCAAATACTTACTGCAGCAAGGTATTACTACGACAGACCAATGCTTCTAACGAGA gttttgaatgacctctaccaCCTTTTCCGATTTGAAATCTGTAAGGATATACATCTGGCATTGGATGCAGTGCTTACAGCTATGGATAGACATTTGAAATTCAAGCATATGCAAATTTCGGGAAG TGCTACGCTGTTTTACATAGTTAAAGGTCGCGATCGCTCAAAATTCGGTACTCCCTTGCGCCATCACATTATTCGTACCCTACTCAACGGAATGGAGACGCATCTTACTGATGATACGATGCTTCGAAATGGTTATCTCACGTTAACACAATTCCAGATGCCAAATGATGTT CTGTTCGTTTATGAGCGCCTCATAAAGGTCTTACTGCATGGTGTATCGAAGACTGAGCAGGAAGGCTTTGTACAGAGGATAGCAATATATTTATTGAACACTTTAGCGTGTCAAGTGGATGGCAAGCAAAAGCTATTCTTAGGCGAACTGGGTGTCGTTAGT ACAATGTTAAACTTAATTAAGGATCGTTTAACGCGGTCGGTATTCGATGATGTCATGGAAGTGGCATGGTCAACAATGTGGAATGTAACCGATGAGACTGCAATAAATTGTAGAAGATTTTTGGAGGGGCGCGGAATGGAGTATTTCTTGAAATGCTTGCGT ACCTTCCCCGATCGTGATGAGTTATTGAGGAATATGATGGGCCTCTTGGGTAATGTCGCGGAAGTTAAATCGTTGCGACCAAAACTCATGACACAAGAATTTATAGAAGTCTTTCGCAATTTATTAGTATCGGCAAGCGATGGCATCGAA GTAAGTTACAATGCGGCGGGTGTGCTGGCGCACATCGCTTCGGACGGACCTGAGGCATGGACAATACCGTCGCCAAGTCGGGACAGCGTGCTCATACGCTTGGTGGAAGCCATTAGACGTTGGGATATAAAAAGTGAAAGGAACATTAATTATCGTAGCTTTGAGCCGATTTTAGGATTGGTACGCTGCTATGAGACGCCTCAGTGTCAACACTGGGCTGTTTGGGCTCTAGCCAATTTGACGCAG GTTTACCCAGAAAAATATTGCCAGCTGGTGAAAGAGGAACACGGTATTGAAATATTGACTGAACTGATCCAAGATCCACGACCATACGAggatataaaattaattgcgcgcaaagtaattgaaaaatgtaCACATTGGCCCAATTGGTTGTTAGATGGTTAA
- the LOC120776333 gene encoding protein cueball — protein sequence MINFQRRLFYILILYINTAFAWDFAVTTQSKIVFYDEHWQEVTSSAHQFEHLGAITFDEAEEKVYFTDDVQNNGSIFSLMIPKDYEDPHLIEKMVQRTKNEAVRSLAYDPFDRNLYWSDMLNKKIFVVSVDANASTTPKVFLDFSHENTQPDGIAIDFCRRTLFWTNSNFTNSSIERIGLDGSERNVIVRGEMYAPHGIVVDQLTDRIYYVVDQQGIHFSVESANLDGSDRQVILKGLNNEPFSLAVTKDAIFWTDHTNRAIWGHAKFINNTETKHLQPEDETVETEGGANMILKYQDRPRGIVARIHYLTNSLNDQHCHEVVASIKNRILSIAPPTNSTLDIGANVLRKKYCLNGGEFVAQTTSCICKIGFKGTRCEINECFNHCVHGTCVISSLGLPTCECPRSHSGPRCQWYKCASHCMNDGHCIIEDSGEPSCECKENYGGARCEYNSTEICALYCKILKLEPDTNVPYGCHDICEELVQHSENGAETYAIPKFEHLEMCQQVDPWTSTVIVVFVCGVVASLGLMLLIVQGLRRFYKPARPRIKKTFVVRKQASPSTDTPLTNRPVATEQCEITIENCCNMNICDTPCFDSKLLEQTLSRNGKVKEDKKMLINSMDDELY from the exons ATGATAAATTTTCAACgtcgattattttacatattgatTCTGTATATAAACACCGCATTCGCGTGGG atttcgcCGTCACAACGCAGTCCAAAATAGTATTTTATGATGAACACTGGCAGGAGGTGACATCTTCGGCTCATCAGTTCGAACATCTTGGTGCCATCACTTTTGATGAAGCCGAAGAAAAAGTGTATTTCACCGATGATGTGCAAAACAACGGCAGCATTTTCTCGCTAATGATACCGAAAGACTACGAAGATCCGCATTTAATAGAGAAGATGGTACAGCGCACCAAAAACGAAGCTGTTCGTTCGCTTGCGTACGACCCATTCGATCGCAATCTCTACTGGAGTGacatgttgaataaaaaaatcttcGTGGTATCTGTTGATGCTAACGCTTCCACCACACCAAAAGTGTTCCTAGATTTCAGCCACGAAAACACTCAACCCGATGGTATTGCTATTGATTTTTGCCGTCGTACGCTCTTTTGGACTAACTCAAATTTTACCAATTCAAGTATTGAGCGTATTGGCTTGGATGGTAGCGAACGCAATGTGATTGTGCGCGGAGAAATGTATGCGCCGCATGGTATAGTCGTCGATCAGTTGACTGATCGTATATATTATGTGGTGGATCAGCAGGGTATACATTTTTCAGTGGAGAGTGCAAATTTGGATGGCAGTGATCGGCAAGTGATACTGAAGGGCCTTAATAATGAACCATTTAGTTTGGCCGTAACAAAAGATGCAATCTTCTGGACCGATCACACGAACCGTGCAATTTGGGGTCATGCGAAATTCATTAACAACACCGAAACGAAGCATTTACAGCCGGAAGATGAGACGGTTGAAACAGAAGGTGGCGCAAATATGATACTAAAGTACCAGGACAGACCGCGTGGCATAGTCGCACGGATACATTACCTTACCAATTCCCTAAATGATCAACACTGCCACGAAGTGGTTGCTAGCATTAAGAATCGTATTCTATCAATTGCTCCACCAACCAACAGTACGTTGGATATAGGCGCGAATGTCTTACGTAAAAAGTATTGCTTGAATGGCGGCGAATTTGTGGCGCAAACAACTAGCTGTATCTGTAAGATCGGTTTCAAGGGTACACGTTGTGAGATCAATGAGTGCTTCAATCATTGTGTGCACGGCACGTGTGTGATCTCGTCGCTGGGATTGCCGACGTGTGAATGCCCTCGCAGCCATTCCGGCCCACGCTGTCAGTGGTACAAGTGTGCCAGTCATTGTATGAATGATGGTCACTGTATAATTGAGGATTCAGGTGAACCGAGTTGCGAGTGCAAAGAAAATTATGGTGGAGCGCGTTGTGAATATAATTCTACCGAGATTTGTGCGCTTTATTGCAAAATCTTGAAACTGGAGCCGGATACGAATGTGCCCTACGGTTGTCATGACAT TTGTGAAGAGCTCGTTCAACATAGTGAAAATGGTGCAGAGACTTATGCAATTCCGAAGTTTGAACATTTGGAAATGTGCCAGCAAGTAGATCCTTGGACTAGTACCGTCATCGTTGTGTTCGTGTGCGGTGTGGTCGCTTCTTTAGGCTTAATGCTTCTAATCGTACAAGGATTGCGTCGCTTCTACAAACCAGCGCGCCCACGCATAAAGAAAACTTTCGTGGTGCGCAAACAAGCTTCTCCTTCAACGGACACGCCGCTTACCAATCGCCCTGTGGCGACCGAACAGTGCGAAATTACAATAGAAAATTGTTGCAACATGAACATCTGCGACACA CCTTGCTTCGATTCAAAATTATTGGAACAAACACTCTCTCGCAATGGCAAGGTCAAGGAAGACAAGAAAATGCTAATAAATAGCATGGATGAtgaactttattag
- the LOC120776335 gene encoding N-alpha-acetyltransferase 60 isoform X2: protein MAHFTWYNKHNLPQSNVNRADIEHHVPLCSITDVQLRFLVPDDLTEVRTLCQDWFPIDYPLSWYEDITSSSRFFALAAVYNLAIIGLIVAEIKPYRNLNKEDKGILPDSMGRNADIGYILSLGVHRKHRRNGIGSLLLDSLLNHLTTAERHSVKAIFLHVLTTNQPAIQFYEKRRFHLHSFLPYYYNIRGKGKDGFTYVTYINGGHQPWTLLDHIKHYVSKLQHAGAVFTWISTRLRQVFQVIKYNSRASIKTV from the exons ATGGCACATTTTACTTG GTATAATAAACACAACCTGCCTCAATCTAATGTGAATCGTGCGGATATCGAACATCATGTACCGCTCTGTTCCATTACTGATGTTCAGTTAAGATTTTTGGTTCCAGATGATTTGACTGag gtgAGAACATTATGCCAAGATTGGTTTCCCATTGATTATCCGTTATCATGGTACGAAGATATTACATCCAGTTCGCGTTTCTTCGCGCTAGCGGCTGTCTACAATCTGGCTATAATAGGATTAATAGTTGCCGAAATCAAACCATACAGAAATCTTAACAAAGAG GATAAAGGGATTTTACCAGATTCCATGGGCCGTAATGCTGACATTGGTTACATACTATCATTGGGTGTGCATCGGAAACATCGACGAAATGGGATTGGGTCATTACTGTTGGACTCCTTACTAAATCATTTGACGACCGCTGAACGTCATTCGGTGAAAGCGATATTTCTACATGTGCTAACCACAAACCAACCTGCCatacaattttatgaaaaaagaag atttCACTTGCATTCCTTCCTTCCCTATTATTATAACATTCGAGGCAAAGGGAAAGATGGTTTTACATATGTCACTTACATCAATGGAGGTCATCAACCGTGGACATTATT AGACCACATCAAGCACTATGTATCGAAGTTACAGCATGCTGGTGCAGTTTTCACATGGATTTCGACGCGTTTGAGGCAAGTT tttcagGTCATAAAGTACAATAGCCGAGCATCAATAAAGacagtataa
- the LOC120776335 gene encoding N-alpha-acetyltransferase 60 isoform X3 has product MAHFTWYNKHNLPQSNVNRADIEHHVPLCSITDVQLRFLVPDDLTEVRTLCQDWFPIDYPLSWYEDITSSSRFFALAAVYNLAIIGLIVAEIKPYRNLNKEDKGILPDSMGRNADIGYILSLGVHRKHRRNGIGSLLLDSLLNHLTTAERHSVKAIFLHVLTTNQPAIQFYEKRRFHLHSFLPYYYNIRGKGKDGFTYVTYINGGHQPWTLLDHIKHYVSKLQHAGAVFTWISTRLSFRS; this is encoded by the exons ATGGCACATTTTACTTG GTATAATAAACACAACCTGCCTCAATCTAATGTGAATCGTGCGGATATCGAACATCATGTACCGCTCTGTTCCATTACTGATGTTCAGTTAAGATTTTTGGTTCCAGATGATTTGACTGag gtgAGAACATTATGCCAAGATTGGTTTCCCATTGATTATCCGTTATCATGGTACGAAGATATTACATCCAGTTCGCGTTTCTTCGCGCTAGCGGCTGTCTACAATCTGGCTATAATAGGATTAATAGTTGCCGAAATCAAACCATACAGAAATCTTAACAAAGAG GATAAAGGGATTTTACCAGATTCCATGGGCCGTAATGCTGACATTGGTTACATACTATCATTGGGTGTGCATCGGAAACATCGACGAAATGGGATTGGGTCATTACTGTTGGACTCCTTACTAAATCATTTGACGACCGCTGAACGTCATTCGGTGAAAGCGATATTTCTACATGTGCTAACCACAAACCAACCTGCCatacaattttatgaaaaaagaag atttCACTTGCATTCCTTCCTTCCCTATTATTATAACATTCGAGGCAAAGGGAAAGATGGTTTTACATATGTCACTTACATCAATGGAGGTCATCAACCGTGGACATTATT AGACCACATCAAGCACTATGTATCGAAGTTACAGCATGCTGGTGCAGTTTTCACATGGATTTCGACGCGTTTGAG tttcagGTCATAA
- the LOC120776335 gene encoding N-alpha-acetyltransferase 60 isoform X1, which translates to MAHFTWYNKHNLPQSNVNRADIEHHVPLCSITDVQLRFLVPDDLTEVRTLCQDWFPIDYPLSWYEDITSSSRFFALAAVYNLAIIGLIVAEIKPYRNLNKEDKGILPDSMGRNADIGYILSLGVHRKHRRNGIGSLLLDSLLNHLTTAERHSVKAIFLHVLTTNQPAIQFYEKRRFHLHSFLPYYYNIRGKGKDGFTYVTYINGGHQPWTLLDHIKHYVSKLQHAGAVFTWISTRLRQVVRWICHKTVSRFNFAH; encoded by the exons ATGGCACATTTTACTTG GTATAATAAACACAACCTGCCTCAATCTAATGTGAATCGTGCGGATATCGAACATCATGTACCGCTCTGTTCCATTACTGATGTTCAGTTAAGATTTTTGGTTCCAGATGATTTGACTGag gtgAGAACATTATGCCAAGATTGGTTTCCCATTGATTATCCGTTATCATGGTACGAAGATATTACATCCAGTTCGCGTTTCTTCGCGCTAGCGGCTGTCTACAATCTGGCTATAATAGGATTAATAGTTGCCGAAATCAAACCATACAGAAATCTTAACAAAGAG GATAAAGGGATTTTACCAGATTCCATGGGCCGTAATGCTGACATTGGTTACATACTATCATTGGGTGTGCATCGGAAACATCGACGAAATGGGATTGGGTCATTACTGTTGGACTCCTTACTAAATCATTTGACGACCGCTGAACGTCATTCGGTGAAAGCGATATTTCTACATGTGCTAACCACAAACCAACCTGCCatacaattttatgaaaaaagaag atttCACTTGCATTCCTTCCTTCCCTATTATTATAACATTCGAGGCAAAGGGAAAGATGGTTTTACATATGTCACTTACATCAATGGAGGTCATCAACCGTGGACATTATT AGACCACATCAAGCACTATGTATCGAAGTTACAGCATGCTGGTGCAGTTTTCACATGGATTTCGACGCGTTTGAGGCAAGTTGTACGTTGGATTTGTCATAAAACCGTGTCTCGTTTTAATTTTGCACATTAA